The Coleofasciculus chthonoplastes PCC 7420 genome includes a region encoding these proteins:
- a CDS encoding MFS transporter: MKFRSKFAEKGSISATDQTIPRRLLHPNYPFSTTRFPFFYGWIIAVVCTIGIIMSIPGQTVGVSVFTDHLLQATGVSRLELSNAYLVGTLTSGLLLPMGGVLLDRFGARVIVVGSSLWLGGTLCYLSLCDRIAIVVNSILPLDHSVIALVILGLGFTSLRFSGQGMLTMTSRTTLGKWFDRRRGFVSGTTGVFVSFSFSIAPLILSTWINSFGWRYTWVTMAAIVGIGMGFVGWLFYRDNPEECGLIMDGDATTPATTGDTFGENKIRDFTRSQALRTRIFWAVTLTLSSHALVVTGITFHIVDIGAEAGLSQIQAVSLFLPMAILSTIVGYSMGLSADRVSLKYLFLFMIVFQAIGFTCAANLGIGWLRGLTIVGLGASGGCFSTLSTVALPRFFGRMHLGAIAGVQMMSMVCASAIGPSFLAVFKDQLGSYQPGLYTCAILPVITLILTLFSHNPQQ, translated from the coding sequence ATGAAATTTCGATCCAAATTTGCTGAAAAAGGCTCAATTTCTGCAACAGATCAAACAATTCCCAGAAGGTTACTACATCCTAACTATCCGTTCTCCACCACTCGTTTCCCGTTTTTTTATGGCTGGATTATTGCGGTGGTTTGCACGATTGGGATCATTATGAGTATTCCGGGTCAAACTGTAGGAGTGAGCGTTTTCACGGATCATTTGCTACAGGCGACGGGTGTATCACGTTTGGAATTGAGTAATGCTTACCTGGTGGGAACCTTAACCAGTGGTCTCCTATTACCCATGGGGGGAGTGTTGCTTGACCGCTTTGGCGCACGAGTTATTGTGGTGGGTTCGTCGCTGTGGCTGGGGGGGACACTCTGTTATTTGAGTTTGTGCGATCGCATCGCTATCGTTGTCAATAGTATACTACCCCTTGATCATTCAGTTATTGCCCTAGTGATCCTCGGACTCGGCTTTACCAGCCTGCGCTTTTCCGGTCAAGGAATGCTGACAATGACCAGCCGTACCACCTTAGGCAAATGGTTTGACCGTCGTCGTGGGTTTGTCTCCGGTACAACCGGTGTATTTGTCTCCTTTAGCTTTTCCATTGCACCGTTAATTCTGAGTACCTGGATTAACAGCTTCGGTTGGCGATATACCTGGGTAACAATGGCAGCGATTGTGGGGATTGGCATGGGATTTGTTGGCTGGTTATTCTACCGAGATAATCCAGAAGAATGTGGTCTGATTATGGACGGAGACGCCACAACTCCAGCCACCACCGGAGACACTTTCGGTGAGAACAAGATACGAGATTTTACTCGTTCCCAAGCACTGCGTACCCGAATTTTTTGGGCAGTCACGTTAACCTTATCTTCTCACGCTTTAGTCGTTACCGGGATTACCTTTCACATCGTTGATATTGGCGCAGAAGCAGGATTATCGCAAATTCAGGCAGTATCTCTATTCTTACCCATGGCAATTCTCTCCACGATTGTGGGATATTCAATGGGACTAAGCGCCGACCGAGTTTCTTTGAAATATCTATTCTTGTTCATGATTGTGTTTCAAGCTATCGGCTTTACTTGTGCCGCAAACCTGGGTATAGGCTGGTTACGGGGACTGACAATTGTGGGATTAGGTGCAAGTGGCGGCTGTTTTAGCACCTTATCTACTGTAGCTTTACCCAGATTCTTTGGTCGAATGCATTTAGGGGCGATTGCTGGCGTTCAGATGATGAGTATGGTGTGCGCGAGTGCGATCGGACCTTCATTCTTAGCTGTATTTAAGGATCAATTGGGTTCCTATCAACCGGGTCTCTACACTTGTGCTATACTCCCAGTCATTACACTAATTCTGACTCTTTTTTCCCATAATCCACAGCAGTAA
- a CDS encoding response regulator, protein MLGLGLVALVLELLVLYFVLRRQVTNPLIELMGATERIAAGDLNIQLDDTRKDELGRLANLFNSMAVKVYVREQFLKQAESEAKRLQKTEADTRQHVESINQILEGRVEERTAHLTAIINNLVDGLLVTDTQGKISQFNPAFLRMLGLGELDITDKKGQDILNSELVELVTQTQNHHREVFTAEIDLAGGRIGKAVATAIDKVALADGAVEEFLGSVILIRDITVEKEVDQMKTDFISTVSHELRTPLTSVLGFTKIIKKKLEDVIFPQVQTDNKKIQRTVRQVKDNVTIIVSEGERLTALINDVLDIAKMEAGKVDWNMQPLLVHEIIERAIAATSSLFETKHIQFIKKVETELPEISGDKDRLIQVLINLISNAVKFTQKGTITCRATQRHSEIIISVIDTGMGIAPADQPQVFEKFKQVGDTLTDKPKGTGLGLPICKQIVEHHGGRIWVESEFKKGSTFSFTLPIHTNLPVQVNMMDMDTLVKQLQVTVTPDKSSTKKTSNRTVLVVDNEALIRQLLRQELESRGYQVREAKDGLEAIALVKQERPDLITLDVMMPEMNGFDVAAVLKNDPSTMDIPIIILSIIEDHERGYRLGIDKYITKPFESEQLLQEIDSLIAQGSSKKKILVVDENISTVKTLADVLTTRGYNVIEVFDGEDFKEKAISVKPDMIIVNSELSERYNIVKTLRFEKGLENVFFLLLANEKADGNHQSKKVAE, encoded by the coding sequence ATTCTGGGGTTAGGACTTGTAGCACTTGTACTTGAACTGTTAGTCCTCTATTTTGTCCTGCGTCGCCAAGTTACGAATCCCTTAATTGAGTTGATGGGAGCAACGGAACGAATTGCGGCTGGAGATTTGAATATTCAACTGGATGATACTCGCAAAGATGAGTTAGGACGTTTGGCAAATCTGTTCAATTCAATGGCGGTTAAAGTCTACGTCCGCGAACAATTCTTAAAACAAGCTGAATCGGAAGCCAAACGCTTACAGAAAACTGAAGCAGATACTCGCCAGCATGTTGAAAGTATTAATCAAATTCTCGAAGGTCGCGTTGAAGAAAGAACCGCTCATTTAACAGCTATTATTAATAATTTAGTTGATGGCTTACTGGTTACCGACACTCAAGGAAAAATATCTCAGTTTAATCCCGCTTTCCTCCGGATGTTAGGGTTAGGAGAACTGGATATTACGGATAAAAAGGGTCAAGATATATTAAACAGCGAGTTAGTGGAATTAGTCACCCAAACCCAAAACCATCACCGGGAAGTCTTTACCGCAGAAATTGATCTAGCGGGGGGACGTATTGGTAAAGCTGTAGCTACCGCCATTGATAAGGTGGCTTTGGCTGATGGTGCAGTTGAGGAGTTTCTGGGTTCAGTTATCTTGATTCGAGATATTACCGTTGAAAAAGAAGTGGATCAGATGAAAACGGATTTTATCTCTACCGTTTCTCACGAATTAAGAACCCCGCTAACTTCTGTCTTGGGATTTACCAAAATTATCAAGAAAAAACTCGAAGATGTCATTTTTCCCCAAGTCCAAACCGACAACAAGAAAATTCAGCGAACTGTTCGCCAAGTCAAAGATAATGTCACTATTATTGTCTCGGAAGGAGAACGGTTAACGGCTTTAATTAATGATGTTCTCGATATTGCCAAAATGGAAGCCGGGAAAGTTGATTGGAATATGCAGCCGTTGTTGGTTCACGAGATTATTGAACGGGCAATCGCGGCGACATCCTCGTTATTTGAGACTAAACACATTCAATTTATTAAAAAGGTGGAAACTGAGCTTCCAGAAATCTCTGGGGATAAAGATAGACTGATTCAAGTTCTGATTAATTTAATTTCCAATGCTGTTAAGTTTACTCAAAAAGGAACAATAACCTGCCGAGCGACACAAAGGCATAGTGAAATTATTATTAGTGTTATTGATACAGGTATGGGTATTGCTCCTGCTGATCAGCCTCAAGTCTTTGAAAAATTTAAGCAAGTTGGGGATACGTTAACAGATAAACCGAAAGGAACCGGTCTAGGATTACCGATATGTAAACAAATTGTCGAACATCATGGTGGCAGAATTTGGGTCGAAAGTGAGTTCAAAAAAGGAAGTACATTTTCGTTTACTCTTCCCATTCATACTAATCTACCTGTCCAAGTAAATATGATGGATATGGACACATTGGTTAAGCAGCTTCAAGTAACGGTCACCCCTGACAAATCATCCACGAAAAAGACTTCCAATAGAACAGTACTGGTTGTCGATAATGAAGCCTTAATTCGTCAACTGTTGCGACAAGAACTCGAGTCACGGGGATATCAAGTCCGGGAAGCCAAAGATGGTCTAGAAGCGATCGCACTCGTTAAGCAAGAACGACCCGATCTAATTACTCTGGATGTGATGATGCCGGAAATGAATGGTTTTGATGTTGCTGCTGTATTAAAAAATGACCCATCAACTATGGACATTCCAATTATTATTTTGTCCATTATTGAAGACCACGAACGAGGTTATCGATTAGGAATCGACAAGTATATCACTAAACCCTTTGAATCAGAACAATTGCTTCAGGAAATCGATTCTTTAATTGCTCAAGGAAGTTCTAAAAAGAAAATATTAGTCGTTGATGAAAATATATCCACCGTTAAAACCCTGGCTGATGTCCTAACCACCAGAGGATATAATGTGATTGAGGTCTTTGATGGGGAGGATTTTAAAGAAAAAGCTATTTCCGTTAAGCCGGATATGATTATTGTCAATTCTGAGTTGTCGGAGCGATATAATATTGTGAAAACCCTGCGCTTTGAAAAGGGGCTGGAAAATGTATTTTTTCTCTTATTAGCGAATGAAAAAGCAGATGGTAACCATCAGTCTAAAAAAGTTGCTGAATAA
- the topA gene encoding type I DNA topoisomerase, with protein sequence MANLLIIESGGKVKKLKSILGAGWTVKASMGHVRELADDGEDSLGFDLDGSHIHCRYVPRSSQAKKILSELRGAIRQADRIYLGTDPDREGETIGWHLTQALRLKNPLRVTYTEITKAAVDRAIAHPKSLDSNLVAAGRARDCLDKLVGYKGSRLVWRLNNGCKSMGRVQSATLHLLVKREQEILAFKPQDYWVVWVEYQEGFKAVYAGRTYPQTTQRRNSRDKNKTQPDDAGEETPVSEGTRVLSQEDADQLVAIARTHAHYVVTVEGKTVKQSPPAAFITSTLQQSAGAKLKLNPEVTMKIAQSLYEAGHITYMRTDSVALSPEFCQAAKQWLLHHDPDNVPARVAAHRSKSGAQEAHEAIRPTHVERTPEQLSVQLTRDEAKLYDLIWNRAIATQCCQAELSKTRIITQSGDVFWEARGQVLLVPGYTRYWHNIAADSQLPRVQPGQPLTLDNAGADKKQTQPPPRYSEPKLVQVMERSGIGRPSTYAPTIKTLKARNYVQLSKGKLQPTQLGMELDAFLTQVLPDLIQPEFTAKMESDLDAIASGKLDWECYLTGWNRDYFAPALNSAFSQVPEIASQTQSTPKGESKRRPRTELTDYSCPKCQHRMTKVFSTSKKLKADHFLSCDNREGGCGAVMFWNAKAGEYELPRSERPVAAKPAKPANLTEYACPKCGKPLELYEYEKEGQAKKMLRCANPKSRQGKCKNVAYFWTKRGTFWSPKLGEVKK encoded by the coding sequence ATGGCGAATCTATTAATTATCGAATCAGGCGGTAAGGTCAAAAAACTCAAATCCATTCTCGGTGCTGGCTGGACAGTTAAAGCCAGTATGGGTCACGTTCGGGAATTAGCCGATGATGGTGAAGATTCTCTGGGGTTTGATTTGGATGGTTCCCACATCCACTGTCGCTATGTTCCCCGGAGTAGTCAAGCTAAGAAAATCTTATCGGAGTTGCGCGGTGCGATTCGCCAAGCTGACCGAATTTACCTGGGGACTGATCCTGATAGAGAAGGGGAAACGATTGGTTGGCATTTAACTCAAGCTTTGCGATTAAAGAATCCGTTACGAGTGACCTATACCGAGATTACCAAAGCCGCCGTCGATCGCGCGATCGCACATCCGAAATCCCTTGATTCTAATTTAGTCGCCGCCGGACGCGCTAGGGATTGTTTGGATAAGTTGGTGGGATATAAGGGGAGTCGATTAGTCTGGCGTTTAAATAACGGCTGCAAGTCCATGGGACGGGTGCAGAGTGCGACACTGCATCTACTGGTGAAGCGAGAACAAGAGATTTTGGCATTTAAACCCCAGGATTATTGGGTCGTCTGGGTTGAGTATCAGGAGGGATTTAAGGCTGTTTACGCAGGTCGAACTTACCCGCAAACGACGCAACGGCGGAATTCGAGGGATAAAAATAAGACTCAACCCGATGATGCAGGTGAGGAGACTCCAGTCTCGGAAGGGACACGGGTACTCTCTCAGGAAGACGCGGATCAACTCGTTGCGATCGCACGAACTCATGCTCATTATGTTGTCACAGTCGAGGGAAAAACGGTTAAGCAATCTCCCCCCGCCGCATTTATAACTTCTACGCTTCAGCAATCTGCTGGTGCAAAACTCAAGCTGAATCCAGAAGTGACGATGAAAATTGCCCAAAGTCTCTATGAAGCGGGACATATTACCTACATGCGGACGGATTCGGTGGCGTTGTCTCCAGAGTTTTGTCAGGCGGCGAAACAGTGGCTTTTACATCATGACCCGGATAATGTACCCGCTAGAGTAGCCGCCCATCGCTCGAAATCCGGGGCGCAAGAAGCCCATGAAGCGATTCGTCCGACTCATGTTGAACGCACACCGGAACAATTATCGGTTCAACTAACCAGGGATGAGGCAAAACTGTATGATTTAATTTGGAATCGCGCGATCGCCACTCAATGCTGTCAAGCTGAATTGTCCAAAACTCGGATTATCACCCAATCGGGGGATGTATTTTGGGAAGCCAGAGGACAGGTGTTACTTGTACCCGGTTATACTCGCTATTGGCATAATATTGCCGCCGATTCCCAATTACCACGGGTACAGCCAGGACAACCGCTTACCTTAGATAACGCAGGTGCGGATAAGAAACAGACGCAGCCACCCCCCCGCTACAGCGAACCCAAACTGGTGCAGGTGATGGAACGTTCGGGAATTGGTCGTCCTAGCACCTATGCGCCAACGATTAAAACCTTGAAAGCGCGTAATTATGTTCAGTTAAGTAAAGGGAAATTACAGCCAACCCAACTGGGGATGGAACTGGATGCATTTTTGACACAGGTGTTACCTGATCTGATTCAGCCAGAGTTTACCGCTAAGATGGAATCGGATTTAGATGCGATCGCGTCTGGGAAATTGGATTGGGAGTGTTATTTAACTGGGTGGAATCGAGATTATTTTGCTCCGGCGCTCAACTCGGCATTTTCCCAAGTTCCAGAAATAGCCAGTCAAACTCAGTCTACCCCGAAGGGTGAATCGAAACGGCGTCCGAGAACCGAACTCACGGATTATTCCTGTCCTAAATGTCAGCATCGGATGACTAAGGTATTTTCTACCTCTAAGAAGCTGAAAGCCGATCATTTCCTCAGTTGCGATAATCGTGAGGGGGGATGTGGGGCGGTAATGTTTTGGAATGCCAAGGCTGGGGAGTATGAGTTACCGCGTTCGGAACGTCCTGTAGCCGCCAAACCCGCCAAGCCAGCTAACTTAACCGAGTATGCTTGTCCCAAGTGTGGCAAGCCGTTGGAGTTGTATGAATATGAGAAAGAGGGTCAAGCGAAGAAGATGCTGCGTTGTGCGAATCCCAAGTCTCGCCAGGGGAAATGTAAAAATGTGGCTTATTTTTGGACGAAAAGGGGGACGTTTTGGAGTCCCAAGCTTGGCGAGGTGAAAAAGTGA
- a CDS encoding DUF4231 domain-containing protein yields the protein MTTLNNTNPSDPSQAGEKGSLLPSVPIPWIKIGQYLFLAALIGTSIISFVVDNKASIVIWIAVLVSFFVFLVLLDKQLAQAASRQIQLDVAKRAEIYQYLVDEQQQPGNNPITVARENALQYCQELIEDYKQSRQTSRNIYYTFQMATIVFSGITPILVLVDKLDIGVVWFKWLPVIFPAVASIVASVVTSFPFQENWISANTAVELLEAEREKFILGVTQAYRCYDIADESQRKKKLKQAIENFINQVNTIHLKQVQEASETGQKQEEKETD from the coding sequence ATGACCACTCTCAACAATACTAATCCATCTGATCCGTCTCAGGCAGGAGAAAAGGGTTCACTCTTACCCAGTGTGCCGATTCCCTGGATCAAGATTGGACAATACCTGTTCCTCGCGGCGTTAATTGGTACAAGCATCATTAGCTTTGTTGTTGACAATAAAGCAAGTATCGTTATCTGGATAGCTGTTTTAGTTTCATTTTTTGTTTTCCTTGTCTTGCTCGATAAACAGTTAGCTCAAGCAGCAAGTCGTCAAATTCAGCTTGATGTTGCCAAACGAGCGGAAATTTATCAATATCTCGTTGATGAACAGCAACAACCGGGTAACAATCCCATAACGGTAGCCAGAGAAAATGCTTTGCAGTATTGCCAAGAACTGATTGAAGACTATAAACAAAGTCGCCAGACTTCGAGAAATATCTATTATACATTCCAAATGGCAACGATTGTCTTTTCTGGGATTACACCAATTCTGGTTTTGGTTGATAAGTTAGATATTGGTGTGGTTTGGTTTAAGTGGTTACCTGTTATCTTTCCAGCGGTCGCTTCTATTGTTGCCAGTGTGGTAACGTCATTTCCTTTTCAAGAAAATTGGATTTCGGCAAATACGGCAGTTGAACTGTTAGAAGCAGAACGAGAAAAATTCATATTGGGAGTAACTCAGGCGTATCGTTGCTATGATATAGCCGATGAATCCCAACGTAAGAAAAAGCTGAAACAGGCAATCGAGAATTTCATTAATCAGGTGAATACGATTCATCTGAAGCAGGTTCAAGAAGCCTCGGAAACTGGGCAAAAGCAAGAGGAGAAGGAAACCGACTGA
- a CDS encoding RidA family protein, whose translation MVATREVIIPTGMELLYEKYHYCPGIRIGNTVYVSGQVGRDENLQVVEGIEEQFIQAFENVNKVLLTAGVTFDNVVELVTYHVTNPASIPASEPLMIPHLSLFMEVKDRYFIEKYPTWTKVGVTALSDPGLIVEIKCTALR comes from the coding sequence ATGGTCGCGACTCGCGAAGTGATTATTCCCACAGGGATGGAACTCCTATATGAAAAATATCACTATTGTCCGGGTATTAGAATCGGAAATACAGTTTATGTCTCCGGTCAAGTGGGTCGCGACGAAAACTTACAAGTGGTTGAGGGAATAGAAGAACAATTTATCCAGGCGTTTGAAAATGTCAATAAAGTTCTTTTAACCGCAGGCGTAACCTTTGACAATGTTGTAGAACTTGTGACCTATCATGTCACAAATCCAGCCTCTATTCCAGCTTCAGAACCACTAATGATTCCCCATCTGTCGCTGTTTATGGAAGTAAAAGATCGGTACTTTATTGAGAAATATCCGACTTGGACAAAAGTAGGTGTCACCGCGTTGTCTGACCCTGGACTCATCGTGGAAATCAAGTGTACAGCGTTGCGATAA
- a CDS encoding GIY-YIG nuclease family protein, with amino-acid sequence MPYMYILECSDSSFYTGSTKDLPRRLWQHQNGLGANHTKKRLPVKLVYAEYYDRVEDAFYREKQVQGWNRKKKIALMNSDWNRLHVLAECQNESHYRRGLVERSRNQPLQGSRNQLKPSNDED; translated from the coding sequence ATGCCCTATATGTATATCCTCGAATGTTCTGACAGTTCTTTCTACACAGGAAGCACAAAGGATTTACCTCGACGTTTATGGCAACATCAAAATGGTTTAGGGGCAAATCATACAAAGAAAAGATTACCTGTAAAGCTGGTTTATGCAGAGTATTATGATCGCGTAGAAGATGCGTTTTATCGAGAAAAACAGGTACAAGGCTGGAATCGGAAAAAGAAAATCGCGCTGATGAATAGTGATTGGAATCGGCTTCATGTTTTGGCAGAATGTCAGAATGAGTCACATTATCGAAGGGGGCTGGTTGAGCGAAGTCGAAACCAGCCCCTCCAGGGAAGTCGAAACCAACTCAAGCCCAGTAATGATGAGGACTGA
- a CDS encoding adenylate/guanylate cyclase domain-containing protein, whose translation MVTISLKKLLNKKDVLSLIKEMSAVMETPILIQDTQGRLLFGEENQKELGHYPVKLADDIIGWISGGEKAASLASLLSYIANKEIQEKMLARETLDKYKEINMLYNISGRLTACLDLKQVANLIIDEATRLIKATSGSLMLLNPDTSEFELVAAIGQEYDPKAPLALGRGIAGNLILTGKAEIINNVQADIRFVEGRNQIYSLICAPLQTKDGIIGVINISHQEPINYTAADLKLLTALASQAASAIENAMLHEQKLKEERIKSNLERYVSAKVVEAILEEKDDFSFEPAKRDIAILFSDIRNFTTKCEELPPELIVEYLNEYFTHMVDVIFSNGGTVNKFVGDMIVAMFGAPSRLVYSEQGAIKTAIEMQKRIKAIPVPWIRQNFITGIGISSGEVIVGNVGSPQHMDYTAIGDKVNIASRLQSIAKGEQILVCRSVYDVTYNLFDFKEVGTVQVKGKKKPVDVFEVIY comes from the coding sequence ATGGTAACCATCAGTCTAAAAAAGTTGCTGAATAAAAAGGATGTTTTATCTCTGATTAAGGAAATGAGTGCCGTCATGGAGACACCGATTCTGATTCAGGATACCCAGGGTCGTCTCCTTTTTGGTGAAGAAAATCAAAAGGAACTGGGACATTATCCGGTAAAGCTGGCTGATGATATTATTGGTTGGATCTCAGGGGGTGAAAAAGCCGCATCGTTGGCGTCCCTCCTGAGTTATATTGCAAATAAAGAAATTCAGGAAAAAATGCTGGCGCGGGAAACCTTGGATAAATATAAAGAGATTAACATGCTTTATAATATATCAGGACGGTTAACCGCTTGCCTTGATCTAAAACAAGTTGCCAACTTAATCATTGATGAAGCCACGCGATTAATTAAAGCCACCAGTGGTTCACTCATGTTATTAAATCCCGACACGAGTGAGTTTGAGTTAGTCGCTGCCATTGGTCAAGAATATGACCCAAAAGCGCCATTGGCATTGGGGAGAGGAATCGCTGGGAATTTAATTTTGACGGGTAAAGCCGAAATTATTAATAATGTGCAGGCGGATATTCGATTTGTCGAAGGTCGGAATCAAATTTACTCTCTGATTTGCGCTCCTCTGCAAACCAAAGATGGTATCATTGGGGTGATTAATATTAGTCATCAAGAGCCAATTAATTATACGGCGGCTGATTTAAAGTTATTGACGGCTTTAGCATCCCAAGCAGCATCTGCTATTGAAAATGCAATGTTGCATGAACAAAAACTCAAAGAAGAGCGGATTAAAAGTAATCTCGAACGTTATGTCTCGGCTAAAGTTGTTGAAGCCATCCTTGAAGAAAAAGATGATTTTTCCTTCGAGCCAGCTAAACGGGATATTGCCATTTTATTTTCAGATATTAGAAATTTTACCACGAAATGTGAGGAATTACCTCCGGAACTAATCGTCGAATACTTGAATGAATATTTTACCCACATGGTTGATGTAATTTTCAGCAATGGCGGAACTGTCAATAAGTTTGTGGGTGATATGATTGTGGCAATGTTTGGCGCTCCCTCTCGCTTAGTTTACAGTGAGCAAGGTGCGATTAAAACAGCAATTGAAATGCAAAAGCGGATCAAAGCCATTCCGGTTCCTTGGATTCGCCAAAATTTTATTACCGGAATTGGTATCAGTTCAGGGGAAGTGATTGTGGGAAATGTTGGCTCTCCTCAGCACATGGATTATACTGCTATTGGGGATAAGGTCAATATTGCCTCTCGTCTACAATCTATTGCCAAAGGGGAACAAATTTTGGTGTGTCGCAGTGTCTATGATGTTACCTATAATCTGTTTGATTTTAAGGAAGTTGGCACTGTGCAAGTTAAGGGTAAGAAAAAGCCTGTAGATGTATTTGAAGTGATCTATTAA
- a CDS encoding Uma2 family endonuclease, translating into MVQTPAKPETETLLLELPKTMKLYVTPEQFTALAECNRELHLERTAKGELIVNPPTGWRTGKRNWSISGELYIWWRNADEPGEAFDSSTAFILPNGATRAPDACWISQESWDALTDEQKGTFANICPDFVVELRSQSDTLKSLQEKMQEYMDNGAKLGWLIDPQNRTVEVYRVGLTVEILSNPAELSGEEILPGFVLDLCRVWG; encoded by the coding sequence ATGGTACAGACACCAGCAAAACCGGAAACCGAAACTCTGTTACTTGAGTTACCAAAAACCATGAAGCTATATGTCACTCCAGAACAGTTTACAGCCCTAGCAGAGTGCAATAGAGAATTACACCTGGAGAGAACGGCAAAAGGGGAATTAATTGTGAATCCACCCACAGGTTGGCGAACTGGCAAACGGAATTGGAGTATTTCTGGAGAGTTGTATATATGGTGGCGGAATGCAGATGAACCGGGCGAGGCGTTTGATTCCTCAACGGCTTTCATTTTACCCAATGGTGCTACTCGTGCCCCGGATGCTTGTTGGATTAGTCAAGAAAGTTGGGATGCACTGACTGATGAACAAAAGGGAACCTTTGCCAATATTTGCCCGGATTTTGTGGTGGAGTTACGATCGCAGTCGGATACTCTGAAGTCACTGCAAGAGAAAATGCAGGAGTATATGGATAATGGGGCTAAACTGGGTTGGTTAATCGATCCACAAAATAGAACAGTAGAAGTTTATCGAGTCGGTTTAACAGTAGAAATATTGTCAAATCCGGCTGAGTTATCCGGTGAGGAAATCTTACCGGGTTTTGTGTTGGATTTGTGTCGGGTGTGGGGTTAG
- a CDS encoding response regulator transcription factor, with product MDKKILIVDDEPHIRLLMAQTLEELEDEGVEVLIAENGEEAIETIKLEKPDLVFLDVMMPKMNGFDVCYAVKNNLDIKDVYIIMLTAKGQEFDKEKGQQVGADLYMTKPFDPDEVVEKSWEILGL from the coding sequence ATGGACAAGAAAATCTTGATTGTTGATGATGAACCGCATATTCGCCTGTTAATGGCACAAACTTTAGAGGAATTGGAAGATGAAGGCGTAGAAGTCCTGATTGCGGAAAATGGGGAAGAGGCAATTGAAACCATTAAACTGGAAAAACCAGATTTAGTGTTTCTGGATGTGATGATGCCGAAAATGAATGGTTTTGATGTCTGTTATGCGGTTAAAAACAATCTGGATATTAAAGATGTCTACATTATTATGTTAACGGCAAAGGGACAAGAGTTTGATAAAGAAAAAGGACAACAAGTCGGGGCGGATTTGTATATGACTAAGCCCTTTGACCCCGATGAAGTTGTCGAAAAATCCTGGGAAATTCTGGGATTATGA
- a CDS encoding FHA domain-containing protein: MIHKSLSGVNLAPNVVTVSLRSPSHSVPIQQWHFTDQPIIKIGRCADNHIVLRSSVVSRYHLELRRMGNRWKLINFGNNGTYKDGQPITELEIQKETLIRLALSGPQLQISLSATIPEPLLKLLRHHDSGTGNHPLPGRLGTMLSGS, from the coding sequence TTGATTCATAAATCTTTGTCAGGCGTAAATCTTGCTCCAAATGTTGTTACGGTATCACTGCGATCCCCATCTCATAGTGTACCGATTCAACAATGGCATTTTACTGATCAACCGATTATTAAAATAGGGCGCTGTGCAGATAACCATATTGTGCTGCGAAGTTCGGTTGTCTCGCGTTACCATCTGGAATTGCGGCGTATGGGGAACCGATGGAAATTGATTAACTTTGGTAACAATGGGACGTATAAGGACGGTCAACCGATTACAGAATTAGAGATTCAAAAAGAAACGCTAATTCGCCTTGCTCTGTCGGGTCCTCAATTACAAATTAGTCTGAGTGCAACTATACCAGAACCTTTGTTAAAACTGCTGCGCCATCACGATTCGGGGACGGGAAATCACCCTCTTCCGGGACGATTAGGCACCATGTTAAGCGGAAGTTAA